A stretch of Deltaproteobacteria bacterium DNA encodes these proteins:
- a CDS encoding TlpA family protein disulfide reductase, whose amino-acid sequence MQRRDFWKICLAAGWGFIIPGWLSPKAEAGLRIGDIPPRMILNDLKGTPFNLPGAFKGKVALIHFWASWCPSCRKEMILLETIHQHYGPKGILPCSIDVGETKEAAQQYLRNVKITYPVLLDPRSSTARQFGVSGIPTSYVLNRETIIRFKILGEPNQEGLDRIIKGLL is encoded by the coding sequence ATTTTTGGAAAATTTGTCTGGCGGCCGGATGGGGCTTTATAATTCCCGGATGGCTGTCCCCAAAGGCTGAAGCGGGATTGCGAATCGGTGATATTCCGCCCCGGATGATCTTGAATGATCTTAAAGGAACCCCATTCAACCTTCCCGGCGCCTTCAAGGGCAAGGTGGCCCTGATCCATTTCTGGGCAAGCTGGTGCCCTTCCTGCCGCAAGGAGATGATCCTTCTCGAGACCATCCACCAGCATTACGGCCCAAAGGGGATTTTACCCTGCTCTATTGATGTGGGTGAAACCAAGGAAGCGGCGCAACAGTACCTCAGAAATGTCAAGATCACTTATCCTGTTCTCCTGGACCCACGTTCATCGACCGCCCGGCAATTCGGTGTTTCCGGTATACCGACCTCCTATGTGCTCAACCGGGAAACCATCATCCGCTTCAAAATCCTGGGTGAACCCAACCAAGAGGGATTGGACAGGATTATCAAGGGGCTTTTGTGA
- a CDS encoding nitrous oxide reductase accessory protein NosL translates to MKIKRLGSMLMVCCFIVGSALWAYGNDVKDIPACKYCGMNREMFAHSRMHIEYDDGTSVGTCSLHCTAVDLALNLDKKPKLIRVGDYETKVLLDAETAFWVIGGDKPGVMTRNAKWAFAKKEDAEKYRQEHGGNLAGFDEALEAAYKDLSADTRMIRERRKMKRMHQMEKK, encoded by the coding sequence ATGAAAATAAAAAGACTAGGCTCAATGCTGATGGTATGTTGTTTCATCGTCGGCAGCGCCCTTTGGGCTTACGGCAACGATGTAAAAGACATACCGGCCTGCAAGTATTGCGGTATGAACCGCGAGATGTTTGCCCACAGCCGGATGCATATTGAATATGACGATGGCACCAGCGTGGGGACGTGCAGTCTTCATTGCACTGCCGTGGATCTGGCCTTGAATCTGGACAAGAAACCGAAGCTCATCCGCGTCGGGGATTACGAGACCAAGGTTTTACTCGACGCTGAAACAGCCTTCTGGGTCATCGGAGGGGACAAACCCGGTGTGATGACCAGAAATGCCAAGTGGGCCTTTGCAAAAAAGGAAGATGCGGAGAAATACCGGCAGGAACACGGAGGTAACCTGGCAGGATTTGATGAAGCCCTGGAAGCCGCTTATAAGGACTTAAGCGCCGACACCAGGATGATCCGGGAGAGAAGGAAGATGAAGAGGATGCACCAAATGGAGAAGAAATAA
- a CDS encoding nitrous oxide reductase accessory protein NosL, with amino-acid sequence MPKPTVKDKCPVCGMFITKYPDWTSAVVFKDGSRAFFDGQKDMFKYFFDLKRYNPLKKIEDIEAIWVQDYYALSPVNAKTAWYVLGSDVYGPMGRELIPLEKESDAREFLKDHKGKRILKFIEVTVEVIKTLD; translated from the coding sequence ATGCCGAAGCCGACGGTCAAAGACAAATGCCCGGTTTGCGGCATGTTTATTACCAAATATCCGGACTGGACGAGTGCGGTTGTTTTCAAGGACGGCTCTCGTGCCTTTTTCGATGGCCAGAAAGATATGTTCAAATATTTTTTTGACCTGAAGCGGTACAACCCTTTAAAGAAAATAGAAGATATCGAGGCTATTTGGGTGCAGGATTATTATGCACTCTCCCCGGTAAACGCCAAAACCGCCTGGTACGTGCTGGGCAGTGATGTTTATGGGCCCATGGGGCGGGAATTGATCCCTTTGGAAAAGGAATCGGATGCCCGGGAGTTTTTGAAGGACCACAAAGGAAAGCGGATCCTCAAATTCATTGAGGTGACAGTGGAGGTCATCAAAACCCTTGATTAG
- a CDS encoding FtsX-like permease family protein, which translates to MAVWIEKQRMILDFTLSSLMRRKGKNISLLLVYTLVVFILGSAMFFTQAMKKEAALILKDAPEMVVQRLLQGRYAPIPMGYLEKIRKIRGVISAEARLWGYLYDSALGANYTLMVSRNTTIPPETIIIGHGISRSRRIYPRDMMAFRAYNGAIHTFVVQDVLSSESELVSSDLILLSEADYRVLFGLSAEQATDLVVTVRNPKELITIANKISELLPDTRPIIRDEMVRTYDSVFDWRGGIVVVLLMMAILAFVIFAWEKASGLSAEERREIGILKAIGWETGDVITVRGYEGLLVSFFSFSLGILLAYAHIFFSSAFLFAPALKGWSVLYPAFRLTPFLDPYQIAVLFFLTVVPYTITTIVPSWRAAIVDPDSVMRT; encoded by the coding sequence ATGGCCGTCTGGATTGAAAAGCAAAGGATGATACTTGACTTCACCCTCTCCTCGCTGATGCGCAGGAAAGGCAAAAACATCAGTCTCCTTTTAGTCTATACCCTGGTGGTCTTTATTTTGGGATCGGCCATGTTCTTTACCCAGGCCATGAAAAAAGAAGCCGCTCTTATCCTGAAGGATGCCCCTGAAATGGTTGTCCAGCGGTTGTTGCAGGGCAGATATGCCCCCATTCCAATGGGCTATCTCGAAAAGATCAGGAAGATCCGTGGGGTCATCTCAGCCGAAGCGAGGTTGTGGGGATATCTCTACGACTCGGCCCTTGGCGCCAATTATACCCTGATGGTTTCCCGAAACACCACCATCCCTCCGGAAACAATTATTATCGGCCACGGGATCTCCAGGAGCCGCAGGATTTATCCCCGGGATATGATGGCCTTCCGGGCCTACAATGGAGCCATCCACACTTTCGTCGTCCAGGATGTGCTTTCATCTGAATCGGAGCTGGTTTCTTCCGATCTGATTCTCCTTTCCGAAGCCGACTACCGGGTTCTCTTCGGTTTATCGGCTGAACAGGCGACCGACCTGGTGGTAACCGTGCGTAATCCCAAAGAGCTGATTACCATAGCCAACAAGATTTCGGAACTGCTCCCGGATACGCGCCCTATTATCCGGGACGAGATGGTCCGGACCTATGACTCGGTTTTTGACTGGCGGGGCGGAATCGTTGTGGTCTTGCTGATGATGGCTATTCTGGCCTTCGTGATTTTTGCCTGGGAAAAGGCCTCAGGCCTCAGCGCCGAGGAAAGAAGGGAGATCGGCATTCTGAAAGCCATCGGCTGGGAAACAGGGGATGTCATTACGGTCAGAGGCTATGAAGGCCTTTTGGTCTCCTTCTTTTCTTTCAGCCTCGGGATCCTCCTGGCCTATGCCCATATCTTCTTTTCTTCAGCCTTCCTGTTCGCACCGGCCCTCAAGGGTTGGTCGGTCCTCTACCCGGCGTTCAGGTTGACCCCCTTTCTCGATCCCTACCAGATTGCGGTGCTTTTTTTTCTGACGGTAGTGCCTTACACGATCACCACCATAGTGCCGTCCTGGAGGGCGGCTATCGTCGATCCCGATTCGGTGATGAGGACCTGA
- a CDS encoding ABC transporter ATP-binding protein has product MIQLMNVIKGFNLGKTNEFIAVNGVTLWLEANRITVLKGPSGSGKTTLLSLVGCMTRPTSGRIHLQGLPVANLGLPEMGGNAQVEVTSLPERFLTEIRRRTFGFIFQQFNLIKGITVLENVMLPSYPLGEKYGLVRKRAFELLGLFGLAKRASARVEWLSGGEAQRVAIARALMNDPPVLIADEPTAHLDSKLSLEFMEIINRLKDQGKTAVIASHDPLVCEASMVDRVVAVRDGRIDGGLG; this is encoded by the coding sequence ATGATTCAGCTAATGAACGTGATAAAAGGATTCAACCTGGGTAAAACGAATGAATTTATTGCTGTTAACGGGGTGACCCTTTGGCTGGAAGCAAACCGGATCACGGTATTGAAAGGACCGAGCGGGTCGGGTAAGACCACACTTCTCAGTCTCGTAGGCTGTATGACCAGGCCCACCTCGGGCCGGATCCATTTGCAGGGGTTGCCGGTTGCCAATCTCGGGCTTCCGGAAATGGGGGGAAATGCCCAGGTGGAAGTTACCAGCCTGCCCGAAAGGTTTTTAACGGAGATCAGGCGACGGACCTTCGGCTTTATTTTCCAGCAGTTCAATCTGATAAAAGGGATCACGGTTTTGGAAAACGTTATGCTGCCTTCCTATCCTTTGGGTGAAAAATACGGCCTGGTCAGAAAAAGGGCTTTTGAACTCTTAGGGCTTTTCGGCCTGGCAAAACGGGCTTCCGCCAGGGTGGAATGGCTCTCCGGCGGAGAGGCCCAGCGGGTAGCCATCGCCAGGGCCTTGATGAATGATCCCCCGGTCCTTATTGCCGATGAACCGACCGCCCATCTGGACAGCAAACTATCCCTGGAATTCATGGAGATTATCAATCGCCTCAAGGACCAGGGGAAAACCGCCGTCATTGCCAGCCACGACCCTCTGGTCTGTGAGGCCTCTATGGTTGACCGGGTGGTAGCGGTCCGGGACGGTCGGATCGATGGTGGCCTTGGATGA
- a CDS encoding c-type cytochrome produces MKKILIPLVLFVFAAPTLALADARSDYHAQCISCHRGSAKTNIRRAKLLKIDPSKLFLKNSKMNKEEMIEIIIKGKNQMPGFENKLTKEQITAIVDFLLSSK; encoded by the coding sequence ATGAAAAAAATATTGATCCCGCTGGTTCTTTTTGTATTTGCCGCACCAACCCTGGCCCTGGCCGATGCCAGGAGCGACTACCATGCCCAGTGCATAAGTTGTCACAGAGGGAGTGCCAAGACCAATATAAGAAGGGCTAAGTTGTTAAAAATCGACCCCAGCAAACTCTTTCTGAAAAACAGTAAAATGAACAAAGAGGAGATGATCGAAATCATCATAAAAGGAAAAAACCAGATGCCCGGCTTTGAGAATAAGCTTACCAAGGAACAGATTACGGCCATAGTCGATTTTCTCCTGAGTTCAAAATAA